The Humulus lupulus chromosome 4, drHumLupu1.1, whole genome shotgun sequence genome has a window encoding:
- the LOC133832912 gene encoding uncharacterized protein LOC133832912: MAKRKKMSCKPVIHDEDPVKILPQVAHEAEVCEPEVIAVSEIAHDRLKVSEAPGFGTSQDDNLHQRDQRDQEIGVEDVDSEPDVRSKYYVNGIDDNDKGGDDDFQSESQHHWQQFRSSKLSFSEPKLEFTEPIFRNGQKLAQVDIEEVKIHSANWSAAVICMVMGANPPMAVFEGFIKRVWGHLGIAQISRMTMGLTLVKFNDEATRDHVLENGILQFDRKPVIIRPWTTDLSTIRLIRSVPLWVRLHDLGLQYWGSKCLSALVSTIGKPLLVDKFTRERSRVQFARVLVEMEITDDPPRSLQFVNEYGQIIEQGIEYEWLPTKCKTCSGVRSKAESTIEQGTTLEIKNAEEPVQEVGNREGVDISVIGPNEVSSQEEANVDQSKERVMDDVWHTPKCTASLSKQGQGVTGFSKQATEQHHRNNQYGVLQEQKLVQEIVRSSKIGIGGLLETKLRGNKVREFMDTRFPNWEFYSSPIIEGRLLILWRKGIARLTVLEDSPQLVHCHVQLVGDRRCFRVTFIYGYNTVEKRRSLWTDLTRISLSAKAWILLGDFNSPFSGGDRSGGNAIAGNELADAIDWKVKANVQSLKATGSFFTWTNNQEGTAWIFSKIDHVFITKEWLDFFPQTLATFSWEVVLDHCSCIVSNIPVVTMGTKLFKYYYFWANHTDFKQVVLSSWEVPVQATGLRAMFIQLVRLKHRLKRFNGECIGDVGYCYQLASKEFQDAQFQAQANPLDISLQEVVKRKASEFHVQEKMYHSFLAQRSKISWIRQGDMNSSFFHAFLKKRKTENTIVSYINVLIDDFRLVVDHFVEHFKNHLGSSRSASGVVDLYCVDLGPKLSIDQQLSLMSPFSNKEIKKAFSEIGHDICSAVNHGFTTGKLPKDLHDTTICLIPKVSNPAKASDFRPIACCSTIYKVMAKFLSSRLALVLPSLIQSNQGAIVRGRTIAHNIMILQDLIKNYGRANTSPRCAIKIDISKAYDIVDWLFLENLLKAGSFKGKRGLRQGDPMSPLLFVIIMEYLTRSIQWASRSPLFRFHPMCKSINLINLCFADDIILFCKGNIGAVNVLKCALGVFGEASGLQLNFLKSTIYFGGVPLEDKKGICQLLTLTEGSFPLHYLGVPLRPTKWKHSGCEIIIQKIRTKLFSWSSKHLSYAGRLLLIQSILFGLCNFWMNVFILPQSIIKEVDKLCRQFLWGASGTRSKLHFASWQQVCRPKAFGGLGLREGSSWNRALLAKYIWVVTNKRDTLWVKWVQHVYLKGADFWSYVLKVDTSWYWQKLCHLRNKFSKVEVLAAGFAGKFKPALLYISGLNQKIAEYKKTIWNRSILPKHRFMLWMVLNSYLLTRDNLAKVNMHLSSLLCPVCDDHLESHQHLFFDCCLSLKVLEFIFTWIGFPTWSPLYSAWTVNLHAGYSNSFSLTLNMILAAVVYSVWRNRNRCLHDGFSLTAYCIAKEIITLVKYRLYMVHTRTDTPRFKLFLQKLQLYVM, encoded by the exons ATGGCGAAGAGGAAAAAGATGAGTTGTAAGCCAGTCATTCATGATGAAGATCCAGTCAAGATATTACCTCAGGTGGCCCACGAGGCGGAGGTTTGTGAGCCTGAGGTTATTGCGGTTTCTGAGATAGCGCACGATAGGTTGAAGGTTTCTGAAGCTCCAGGGTTTGGGACTTCGCAGGACGACAATTTGCATCAGAGGGATCAGAGAGATCAGGAAATCGGAGTGGAGGATGTTGATTCTGAACCAGATGTTAGATCGAAGTATTATGTGAATGGGATAGATGATAATGATAAAGGCGGAGACGATGATTTTCAGTCTGAATCTCAACATCATTGGCAACAATTCAGGTCTAGTAAGCTTTCCTTCTCTGAACCGAAATTGGAATTCACTGAACCTATTTTCAGGAATGGACAGAAGTTGGCACAAGTTGACATAGAAGAGGTTAAGATTCATTCTGCTAACTGGTCTGCTGCTGTCATTTGCATGGTGATGGGAGCGAATCCTCCAATGGCAGTATTTGAGGGCTTCATAAAGAGAGTTTGGGGCCATCTAGGGATTGCCCAAATTTCTAGAATGACTATGGGGTTAACGTTGGTGAAATTTAATGATGAAGCGACTAGAGATCATGTCTTAGAGAATGGAATCTTGCAATTTGACAGGAAACCTGTCATTATTAGACCTTGGACAACAGATTTGAGTACTATTAGACTGATTCGGTCGGTGCCACTTTGGGTCCGTCTTCATGACCTGGGATTGCAGTATTGGGGAAGCAAGTGTCTTAGCGCGTTGGTGAGCACAATTGGCAAACCATTGCTAGTTGATAAATTCACAAGGGAACGATCTCGAGTTCAGTTTGCGAGGGTCTTAGTGGAGATGGAAATAACAGATGACCCTCCCCGAAGTTTACAGTTCGTCAATGAATATGGTCAGATTATTGAGCAGGGGATAGAGTATGAATGGTTGCCTACCAAGTGCAAGACTTGTTCTG GAGTGAGGTCTAAGGCAGAATCTACTATAGAACAGGGAACCACATTAGAGATTAAGAATGCAGAGGAACCAGTTCAGGAAGTGGGTAATAGGGAAGGTGTGGATATCTCAGTCATTGGTCCTAATGAGGTTTCTAGTCAAGAGGAGGCTAACGTGGATCAATCTAAGGAAAGGGTAATGGATGATGTCTGGCACACCCCTAAGTGTACTGCGTCCCTAAGCAAGCAAGGACAGGGTGTTACTGGTTTTTCTAAACAGGCTACGGAACAACATCACAGGAACAATCAATATGGTGTGCTTCAAGAACAG AAGTTAGTTCAAGAAATAGTTAGAAGTAGTAAGATTGGGATTGGTGGTTTATTGGAAACAAAATTACGAGGGAATAAAGTTAGGGAGTTTATGGATACTAGATTTCCTAATTGGGAGTTCTACTCCAGTCCGATAATAGAAGGGCGTTTATTAATTCTGTGGAGAAAGGGGATAGCTAGATTGACTGTGTTGGAAGATTCTCCTCAGCTTGTTCATTGTCATGTTCAGTTGGTAGGCGACAGGAGATGTTTCAGGGTTACTTTTATTTACGGTTACAACACTGTAGAGAAGAGAAGAAGCCTTTGGACGGATCTAACTCGTATCTCGCTTTCAGCTAAGGCTTGGATTTTGTTGGGAGACTTTAATTCTCCCTTTTCTGGTGGAGATAGATCGGGGGGTAATGCAATTGCTGGTAATGAGCTGGCCGATGCTATTGATTGGAAAGTGAAGGCTAATGTTCAAAGTCTCAAAGCTACAGGGTCTTTTTTCACCTGGACAAATAATCAAGAAGGAACAGCCTGGATTTTTTCAAAAATAGATCATGTTTTCATTACTAAGGAGTGGTTAGACTTTTTCCCTCAGACCTTGGCTACGTTTAGTTGGGAGGTTGTTTTGGATCACTGCTCTTGTATTGTGTCGAATATTCCAGTGGTGACTATGGGAACTAAGCTGTTTAAGTACTATTATTTCTGGGCTAACCATACTGATTTCAAGCAGGTAGTTTTAAGTAGCTGGGAGGTCCCTGTTCAAGCTACTGGTCTTAGAGCTATGTTTATTCAACTTGTTAGATTGAAGCACAGGCTTAAGAGGTTCAACGGGGAGTGTATTGGTGATGTGGGGTATTGCTACCAACTAGCTTCGAAGGAATTCCAAGATGCCCAATTTCAGGCCCAAGCTAATCCTCTTGATATCAGCTTACAGGAGGTGGTTAAGAGGAAGGCCTCTGAGTTCCATGTCCAAGAAAAAATGTATCATAGTTTTCTTGCTCAGCGGAGTAAGATCAGCTGGATAAGGCAGGGGGATATGAACTCTTCGTTTTTCCATGCTTTCCTTAAGAAGCGTAAGACTGAAAATACTATCGTTTCTTACATAAATGTTCTCATTGATGATTTTCGGTTGGTTGTTGACCATTTTGTAGAGCACTTTAAAAATCATTTAGGCTCCTCCAGATCGGCCTCTGGTGTAGTGGATCTGTACTGTGTTGATTTGGGTCCAAAATTGTCTATTGATCAACAGCTGTCTCTTATGTCTCCTTTCTCTAACAAGGAAATAAAAAAGGCTTTTTCA GAAATTGGTCATGACATATGCTCAGCTGTCAATCATGGATTTACTACAGGAAAGTTACCTAAGGATCTTCATGACACGACTATCTGTCTGATTCCTAAGGTTTCTAATCCGGCTAAGGCGTCTGACTTCAGGCCCATTGCTTGTTGTTCGACTATCTATAAGGTCATGGCCAAATTTCTTAGTTCTCGGTTGGCCTTGGTGCTCCCTTCTCTTATTCAGTCTAACCAAGGAGCTATTGTTCGTGGTAGGACCATTGCTCATAATATCATGATTCTTCAAGATCTTATTAAGAATTATGGTAGAGCGAATACTTCTCCCCGTTGTGCTATAAAGATAGACATAAGCAAGGCATACGACATCGTTGATTGGTTATTTTTGGAAAATCTTTTGAAGGCG GGCAGTTTCAAGGGGAAAAGAGGATTACGTCAAGGGGATCCTATGTCTCCGCTCTTATTTGTGATCATTATGGAATACTTGACTAGAAGCATTCAGTGGGCTTCCAGATCCCCTCTTTTCCGATTTCATCCGATGTGTAAGAgcattaatttgattaatttgtgTTTTGCCGATGACATTATTTTGTTTTGCAAAGGCAATATTGGGGCTGTTAATGTTCTTAAGTGTGCTCTTGGGGTTTTTGGTGAGGCTTCAGGGCTTCAATTAAACTTTTTGAAGTCTACGATATACTTTGGAGGAGTTCCTTTAGAGGATAAAAAAGGGATTTGTCAGCTGTTGACTCTTACTGAAGGATCCTTTCCTCTGCATTACCTAGGGGTCCCTCTTAGGCCTACGAAGTGGAAGCATTCGGGCTGTGAGATCATTATTCAAAAAATAAGAACTAAACTCTTCTCCTGGTCTAGTAAGCACCTTTCTTATGCAGGTAGGCTGCTTCTCATCCAATCTATTTTATTTGGTTTGTGTAATTTCTGGATGAATGTGTTCATTCTTCCTCAGAGCATTATCAAGGAGGTCGATAAACTTTGTAGACAGTTCCTTTGGGGGGCTTCGGGGACTCGCAGTAAGCTTCATTTTGCTTCTTGGCAGCAAGTGTGTCGTCCTAAGGCTTTTGGAGGCCTCGGTCTTAGAGAAGGGTCCAGTTGGAATAGAGCTTTGTTGGCTAAGTATATCTGGGTAGTCACGAATAAACGGGATACTTTATGGGTCAAATGGGTGCAACACGTCTATTTGAAGGGGGCTGATTTTTGGAGCTATGTGTTGAAGGTGGACACTAGTTGGTATTGGCAGAAACTATGCCATCTCAGAAATAAGTTTAGTAAAGTTGAGGTGTTGGCAGCTGGTTTTGCTGGGAAGTTTAAACCAGCCTTACTTTATATCAGTGGTTTAAACCAGAAAATTGCAGAGTATAAAAAAACTATTTGGAATCGATCTATTCTTCCTAAGCATCGATTTATGCTTTGGATGGTGCTCAATTCTTATCTGTTAACTAGAGATAATCTTGCCAAAGTTAATATGCACTTATCTAGCTTACTGTGTCCGGTTTGTGATGATCATTTGGAGAGCCACCAGCATCTGTTTTTCGACTGCTGCTTGTCCTTAAAGGTGCTGGAGTTCATCTTCACCTGGATTGGTTTCCCTACTTGGTCCCCTTTGTACTCGGCTTGGACAGTCAATTTACATGCTGGGTATAGTAATAGTTTTAGTCTCACTTTGAACATGATTCTAGCTGCTGTGGTTTATAGTGTTTGGAGAAATAGGAATAGGTGCTTACATGATGGTTTTTCATTGACTGCTTATTGTATAGCCAAAGAAATTATTACACTAGTGAAGTATAGATTGTATATGGTTCATACTAGGACAGATACCCCTCGTTTTAAGCTCTTCTTGCAGAAGCTCCAATTGTATGTAATGTGA